GTGTCTTTGCCCCTTTTGGCCCTTCGTATATTCCTCCTTTGGCCAATCATCATGATCAAGTGGAGCTTTTCTTATGGCAAAAAAAGGTGCAcctttttacttctcttgaagcTAGGAGAGGTGTTTGGGCTGGTCGTTGCCTGCGCCTTGTGCCTAGGTGCTCCTATGTGCTCCTCATGCGTGCCTTTGACAACGCTTTCTCCAACCTGACCCAACCCCTGTGATATCCACCCCTAGACATTGATTGTAGTTAGGCCTTATAATTCTGTCTTGCTCTTAATATCTCCTTTTAGCCCTGTGTTGTTTTTATGGTAATCTTTTATATTTGGCTGGAACAAAAAAGATAATACATTAGCATTGACCCAGATTTTTGCATTTCATATGCTGAACATATTGTAAACTCTGAAAACCCCGTGCTCTTTCATCTTCTCCTTTCCGAATCTTAATTTTTACATGGAAATATCTTTCTCAAGATGAGCCTTCTACTATGCTTTCCCAAAAAAATTTCCATTCTTCTGTGTCTTTCAATGCCTATTTTCAAATATGCATTATATCTTGTAGAACCACTAGCATACCGTCAGaaacaggatttttttttttttttttttttggggggggggggggggggggagcggcGGGGTGGGTGTGTTGGAGGGGTGCTGATACATCTGAAAATAGGGGAGGGATGCctgctcttcttcctcctctttctcttcttcttcctcctcttcctcttctttttcttcttctgctgCTGCTGTAGCTccagattctttttttttatttgtagtGGTTGACGATGCTTGTTGTTGTTGATGATGGTGGTCTTTAGGGAGTAGGTCTTTGGgatgctgtagatttttggattaGATTTCATAATAGATATTTTGCTCTCCTTGTAGTTGCATTTTGGACATTTAGATTACATGTTTGCTTTCATGTTTTTGACTTCGGAGCTTAGATAATTGATCTTTGAACACTTTAACTTCCTAGtagtttaatatttttatgTAGGCCAGTCGTTCGAACTTGGTGGCAGTTCCATAATAACTGTTTTGTGGTGACTGGTTATTGCCTTATcacatttgaatttttgatatttGACATTGCCATGTCCTTCATATGTGTATAAATCTAAATTCtaatacttttttttaattgtatTTATGTTCATAAGTCCATATGTTTAGAATCAAGTATATTGGTATTTTGCATCTCACTTCGTTAAGGTGTGACTTGCCTTGTGCCTAGGCTCTAAGGGATCTTGGCGCTCTAGCTCACATTGAGCCTTTTCCAATAATGCAAACAACAGAAGAACATTAGTGTATTTTGAGTTGTACACAGGAATAAGAGAAAGCATGGGAGAAAAGTTTATATCTACTATATTTGTAAGCTTATCCCCTTGATTTTTGAAAGCAAAAAAATTTCTAGATATTGAAGAACAAAAATAAATCAGTTGGATGTAGCTGTAATGAGTTGAACTTAGGCCCCCTTAAACCTTTTTTCACCTAGCATTGAACTTAGCATTGTTAAGCATCTTTTCTGAAGAGTTTGTAGCTAATAGAATGGTAGTTGCATGAGTCACTGGCTTGAGTAATAAGAAAATACTTACTGTTGTTTACATATCAAGAATAAAGATTTCTGAAGGTGATAGCTCAGCTTTTCATAGAACTCGAGAAATTGACATCTATAAAAACTTCATCAAAATTTTGGAAATACTACTCTTGTCTGAACACGGAAGCTGTCACATCCAGAAGACTTATTAGTTAAATGTCTAGTACTATCTCAAATTGGTTGGTTCCATAAGGCTGATTAAATTATTTTTGGGGAGTTTCTCAATGCTGAGAATAGGGCTTGGATCTCTGTGACCTGTTAGGACTAGCCAGTTTAGTGATTATTTCAGAATGGCGGGCGCAAGTTAATTGTCCCTATATGTCCTTTGTACCAAAGCTAATGAGattcttctctttcttgtgaCAAGGTTTCTTTGCAATTTTATTCTGCAGCTCAATTAGATTCTCACGCTGATTGCACTGAGATGTTGATGCCTGGATATGTATCTAAAACTGTTATTCAATAGGGTAATCACTGAGATGTTCATGCCTGCATTTGTAAAACTGTTCTTCATTAAAGCAACAGTTACTGTTTATTTATATGTCTGCTTACATGCAGAGGATGAGGAGAGAGAGCAACTTGCCAAGGAGATTGCTAAGGACTGGAGTGCTGGTAATCTCTTGCAGAATCGTAACTAGTTTCTGCATTTATTCATCTTGGGTTAACTTGCCTTTGCAATTCTGGTCTACATGCATTTCTGCAATATGTGCCACTCTGTCTAATTGATTGAGGCTTGACTGCAGTTTTTGAGCAAAGTATAAACACACTGTTTCTGACCGAAATGGTGCGTGGTTTGATGCTGACactgaaatatttctttgaGAGGAAAGTTACCGTAAGTCACATCATTCACTATCACTTATGTTTTGCATCACATGATATCACTTTTGTTCCATCTCTCATTGGTTTCCATGCATCTGCTTGTCCCAGATAAACTATCCCTTTGAGAAGGGGCCTTTGAGCCCTCGTTTTCGAGGAGAGCATGCTCTCCGACGATATCCAACTGGGGAAGAGCGGTGCATTGCTTGTAAGCTTTGTGAAGCTGTAAGTGTTAAAGATGTTGCATGTTCCACACACAATTAAAAAGTCTTGTAGTTGATCCCTTTAGAGCTCAAAGGACTACAGTCCATTTCATCATCTTGTTTTCATGAACTTAGAACTGTAGGGTGTATTCTGATAATCAACAATGTGGCGTGCAAGCAATTGACCAGCTTACAGCCACTGCTTCGCATACTACAAACCTAAAACATGGGAATCCGTTATGATTGCCGCATACCCTGCTGATATCATCAACCTTTTATGATGACATTATTTTTAGGGCCCTGATGCTTACTCAAGATGATTACTGTTATGGCCAGATATGCCCAGCACAAGCAATCACAATTGAAGCAGAGGAACGAGAAGATGGCAGTCGACGTACTACGAGGTAAGTAGGCTGCTGCATTGGTTTCAATCACTTGTGGATCAATTTTATGTTATGTACCTTCCAATTCTACCGTCATTGGTTTGGGTGTTGCTGCACAGGTATGATATTGACATGACAAAATGCATTTACTGTGGGTTCTGCCAAGAGGCATGCCCTGTAGATGCGATCGTTGAAGGCCCCAACTTTGAATTTGCAACGGAAACTCACGAGGTGAGCTTTTCACTTCCACCGAGTTCACCATTTTTTCAGATCACCAAAATTTGGTTCTCATGTATCTGATGTCTTTGCAGGAGTTGCTGTATGACAAGGAGAAACTGCTGGAAAATGGAGACCGCTGGGAAACAGAGATTGCCGAGAATCTTAGATCTGAGAGCCTTTATCGCTAATTTCTTCTTGCTATGAGGAATTGAGCTAGCTGAAAgtctttttgttaaaaaaaaaaattgagagttCCAAAATAAGAAGAAGTCTCTCAGCAGCAAATATTAGCTTTATCTCGTGTTTGAGCAGTCGACAGTTTCAGAGACATTTGTGTAAGGAAACATCTTTTTTCCTCTATAATAACTGTATCTACTTGAATGAGAATCAAAAACAAGCATGCAAAATATTGAGAAAATTCACATTATCTACTTCCTACGCCTTTCCTACTTTCTTTCAAATCCTATTTGAAACGTAGAACAACCGTAAGAGTCAATTCCTAACAATGCCATAATTCTCGTGTTTTTGCCGGTGCCGTGACTGATGGTATTAGGCCAGGAACAATGGGTGGTGACCCCATGCCGGCAGGCGGCAGCCCGGCAGTTGAGGGTCCGCGTGTAGCACGGTGACATTGAAGAGATTCCGGGCCTTCTAGAATAAGATAGCCTCTCCCGCCATCTCATTTGGGCCATCATGAATGCCATCTCTTCCTTTTCGAGCACCGGTAGACCTCGTTTGGTTCGTGAAAAGAAATTTATTTCatcgaaatattttttttagaaagatgatttttgaaaataaatatttgaGAAAATAGTTTTGACATGTTTAGTTGATCATGAATTCTAAGGTGGCTTATATTCGGTTGATCTTTCATTTTACAAAAAAAGTTGTgtgaaatatttattatatctttaattaaaaaaaatatcttatcTATGAATTTTGATGGTTTAAGGATAattgtagaaaaaaaaaactctaatttTCAACCGGTGGGAAAGTAGGTTTTTCATGTTCTTCATGAATTTTctcatctcttttttttaaaaaactccagccatatttttttttttaatttttcattggccacattttcttctctcttctctctttgccACGAACCAAATGAGACGGAAGAGTTTGTAACAAAAGGTTGAAGAGTCGTGGTAGACCCAAACCACATCAAATACTGAATGGCTGCCACCAAGGTGGGAGCCCAGTGACAGCGTGGCCTCACTTCCATTTCCGTGGTTTCGAGTTCGAAATGCgcaggcgtcgattaaattatggAGATCGGATGCTTCCTGCTCGGACACGTGAACTGGAAGGGCGTATCGTTCTGCTAGTAGCttgggtggtgccaggtgtgatgtACTCACACGTGGTATTCGAGCCGAAGCCCAGAAGGATAGCCAAGCCGGGCCCACAGGTGGGGAGGGTACGAGTAAAATTGGCCGGGATGCCAAATATacggtcatttctgcccgcatcgaacactcCCTGGTGGAGCCGGGGCTCAGTGGGGCTGCTACTCCCCTCTTTTGtgatttagcaaaaaaaaaaaaaaaaaaaaaaaaactgaatggCTGAATTGTCCGCATTTTCCCCACATCGAGGAAGCTAGGAGGTGACGGTGCGGGTGAGATGGTACTCGAGCGGAGTTTGGGATAATGTTCTAGTAGACCATGATATTTTATGATTAAGGGTTTAACAATGCATTAGTTTTCAAAAATCACATAAAAAACATTATAATGATGGGACAAAATTGCAGCATAAAACTTCTGTAGTAACAAAGAGACGAATTGATTTCATCATGACTCATTAAGGATCCGATAATACTTCATATACCCATATTGGACCACATTGTTCATGTGCGGCAAAATGGATCTATAGAGGCAAGTCATAGGTGAACAAAAATCTGAGTCAATCTATCTCATTAACGTGTTTAGCATGTACTATCTATACccagattaattggaataagaTTCCAGTTAATCATTCTctcaataaataatttttaattggaTCAAGAAAGGTCTGAACTTAATTGAAGAAGTGATTAATCTCTAATTGGGCTAACGAAATGTTCTAATTATATGTTTATGCTAGGTCAGGTCAAAAAAAAGACCAAGCAACATATTGGTTTGGGCTAACTTGGATTGGATCCAAGTAGCGGGCGGCCAACTATTCAGGGCCATCCCTCCTTTTCCAATCTTATCTGCCAGTGTGACATTATATGGAAGGAGATGCCGAAGAAAGGGCCGGCAGCTCGGCCACGGTTATCAGATGGATCTAGGGAGGCCCGAGGGGTGCGGGTGATGACCACCCTCTGCTTCATGACGAGAGATGGAGTGACTGTTCAGGCCAAGAATGTCTTTCGTGAAGCTAATGAGGTTGCGTATTAGGTGGCTGCCTATGTGGCCAACCATACAGGTAATACCATATGGGCTGGAGATGTGGAACTGCACGGGCACTCCGAGATATTTTGTTctctgactttattgggtgtattcgtactcaaattcaaaaaccaacaccaacaaaaagaaaagatttgataactactaaaggaTAAGAATAACTATCACCCACTAAAAGATAAGATTTGATAATTACTAAAGAATAAGGATAACTATTCTAAAAGGAATAACCAAGTAGAATAAAACTAGGAATAGAACCCTAAGTAGGATAATCAAAGATTTCCAACACACCCCTTCATTGCAAAGTCCATGCTGATAATGTTGAAATTGTCGATGTCGTGAACTGACTACTATAACAACTATAACAAcctaggatctcacccaaaatggctagccggaagttattatttgggttccttgatcctgtataagtatccaagatctacccagcgaataaccgatatggaactaaacacacgcccgcacggatcctcacatactctccccgttcaagccctgacatcctcgtcaggctaagggttcaaatctattcaaatctaatcacaacaccatgattggcccgtggtcagccccaatggatccgtgctacaGTGTTtcttagtccacataggttatgggccggatccgctctgataccaattgtaacaacccaggagctcaccaaaaatggctagccggaagttattatttgggttccttaatcctatataagtacccaagatctacccagcgaataaccgatgtgggattaaacacacgtccgcacggatcctcacaacaATAATATGTAATAACTTGTCGAACCAATAAATGAACAGTAGAACTCTTTCATTGGTTCGAACAATAACTTCTTGGCTGGCTTGTCCTTTTCGATGCATATGGCGAAATCGATAGTGTCCTCCAACACTTTTTCTAAGCATAAACTTTACGATCACAATGCCGAGATTTTGTTGAGCTTACAACTTATTCCAATGAACATCTAAGTTGTCCGTTGCAATCTTGTCGAGTACCAAAGCATATTATAAATTATCTCCACCACGCATTCCCAGTTCAAtaccaaagagaaaaaagattACCCACATTCTATAGGGGGAATCCTTTTTGCCTTCAAACTGCTGACTCCTCCCAGCCGCATGAGAAGGATGCCGACTGGTTTTTGTGTAAAGTTCATTTTAACTAAATATTAATCATGGCAAAAATTGTGAAATTTTTTGCAATATTGTTTAGTTGAGAATTGAAATTAGAAAATGTCCCGTGCGTTCTACTTTTGTTACATCGTATCAGTCATTGAGAAATATTCTAAGGTGCTGTAGTCTATCAAATGTGGAAGATCTTGAGTAATATTTCTCATAATGCATAATTTTAAACTCGTTATATTGCAGCTCGTTTTGGTCTAATCTatcaattttatataaaaaaaatctataacgCAAATACATCATCCTAATAGAAACATTTAAAAAAACTTAAATCTAACAATTTCGCGCCAGGTAGGGGTCGAACCTACGACTTTCTGCTTAGGAAACAGACGCTCTATCCACTGAGCTACAGGCGCGCTTGGATGctgtaaaatattcaaataatatGAGAACTGTGATCCCGCGATTAAATTGTTTTACATAACAACTCGTGCTGGCCCTAACCAAGAGAAATAAGTAACTTGCATTAGCTTTTTTTTACTGCATTTTTTTTGGCTTATACAATCAATCTGCACGAGGAATTTGAGAGTAGAATCTACGGTTTGCACGCTTCTAAAGAAACAATATATGGCACTTGATCGTTTGAAACACCGTACTTGTAAGTATGTGCACGGTATCAAACAAGAACCACGCACACAGAAGTTGCAGCAGTATCAACAGAAATATCGAGAGATCGTGTCGAAAGAATAATTTGCAAAAAAAAGTGCTtataaaaaagataaattaaGGAGATTAACTTCGCGTTGGTATATTTGAAATAATCAAATTGGAGCATCTGAAAcgggcaaaaaaaaaagcttttcaATACCTAAACTTGGAGAATGGACCAATATGCCTTTCAAAATCTGATACAGGTAAAACGaaatttaaaaggaaaaaatctGGCTGCCATGAGATATGATGCAGAATTATCAAGATCAACTAATTAAAATATGAGAATAAATACATTACTTTCTTTAACATTTACAAGTAGGACTGTCAGACAGCCATaagttctctctctccctcccccccaaATCCCTGGGAAATTTAGGATGCTACTGGAGCCACATCAGTTGAGTCAGAATCAGGAAGTTCAGCATATGTGCCAGCAGATTCAAATCTTTTTCGTTTCTCAATAGCAGCCTGGACCCTTCGATTGAATTCTTCATCGGAGCCTGCCAACATGTACCGCAGCTTAAAATTTATCCTGTGTTCCACCAAAATCTTGTGCCTCGGAACTATCCTTCCATCTAGTGAATAACTAAAGAACCTGCAGggttatatattattaatatattaaattcTGATGAAAGTACAAGCAGCAAATAACACAAAGAAACTTGAAGGCACTAGGCACCATAGGGCCTCACAGATTATTATACTTTGAAATGGAGAATAGCTTTAATAAAGGCCACTTGGTGAGAAATATTCAAAGACTGCTGAATTTTTAGATGCCTACATGAACCATACTAACCAAGAAAGGAATGGTTATGTAGTGAGAAGCAGCAATAGACTCTAAAGTTTATCCATCTCGAGTGAGAGAGGCAATTCAACAAGTGTTGAGCAGGATTCTGAAGCCCCCAGGCCCTACGTCCATGTCAGACTACTGTTATATCCTAGTTAACATAATGGTACCAAAATAATTTTCGATAGCTTGCCCCTTTTTCCATCTTTTAGATTACTGTCAACTGCCCATAAGAAATTTCTTTCACCAGGATGCCAGGTGCTTAGGTATATAATGACGGACCAAGGAAACAAACCTATAACAGATGAAATGCTTATTCCCATGCAAGAAGCAAAGCTGAACACTTCACAGACGATCGTAACAAGAAAGAGAATAATAGAGTAGGTCTACAAGACTTACCTAGGAAATTCAATGAGATCCTGCAATGGACGGACCATAATTCGTCTCAAGTACTTATATTTAGGGCGAAGAACATCCAAATTGTATCTGAGCAGCATTGGAAAGTCAGCAATCATCACGCCTAGTGACTGAAGGCGTATGCCCAATGACAGGAAGTACTTAACGTTAATGTCTAGCTTCTGTATAATATGGCAGCCCACAAGCTGGGGATCCAAGGCAATCACCTTTCCGATATCCTTTTGAGTGACTCCAGCTTTTGTCatcaagaaaataacctgcacACATTGTACCAAGCTTGAAACAAAAGAATGTACAGGAATCAAGAAACGACTAAGTGACAGAAGTGCAGAAGCATCAAATTTAAAAGCTAAAATTGCATAAAAAGATTGTGTACGATAATTTGAGACTGTAATTTGTATTGCAAACTGTTTTAATtgttaaatataatatatatttttaacgaGATATAGAATAAACAGCAGCAATAAAGCCAAGTAATTTTAAGCCAAGCACTTGTCAGATTAGAACAAATCACTGCAACTTTTAATAGCCCACTCTGAATGGTTATGGCTGCCTGACAATGTTCATTGGTAATTAATTTAGCATGTAATGAGTAGTGATAAAACTAAAATCTGATTTGGGGCTATGATAGCAAAGAATGTTTTCTCGATTACAGTAGTGACTTGCAGCTGGAAACACATCACTGAATAGAGAAACAAGACCTTACATCTAGAGTCCAAACCTTGTGATAATACAAT
The sequence above is drawn from the Phoenix dactylifera cultivar Barhee BC4 unplaced genomic scaffold, palm_55x_up_171113_PBpolish2nd_filt_p 000007F, whole genome shotgun sequence genome and encodes:
- the LOC103705360 gene encoding NADH-ubiquinone oxidoreductase subunit 8-like — protein: MAGILARKTLQAFRARQSVQPGQSSLVLQNHWQAFSSRPSTSKFKEDEEREQLAKEIAKDWSAVFEQSINTLFLTEMVRGLMLTLKYFFERKVTINYPFEKGPLSPRFRGEHALRRYPTGEERCIACKLCEAICPAQAITIEAEEREDGSRRTTRYDIDMTKCIYCGFCQEACPVDAIVEGPNFEFATETHEELLYDKEKLLENGDRWETEIAENLRSESLYR